The Bacteroidia bacterium DNA segment AACTTCATATACTTCACGATAGCCTATTTTTTTAGCCCATTCGAAAGGACCAAAAGGATAGTTTACGCCTAATTTCATTCCTAAATCAATGTCTTGGATAGTGGCTGTACCTTCCTGCAAGGTAAAAAAAGCCTCGTTAATAATCATGCAGACCACACGCGGAGTAACCATACCTACCCGATCATCTACTATGGAAACTTTTCTGTTGAGCAGTTCCGCAAGATTAAACCATGTATCTCTATCTGAACGGTCTGAAACTGTACACTCTATTATGGGTCTATCTATAAAAGTGGGCATGCAGTTCATGCCTAATAAGGCACATTTAACAGTACCTACACGGTTAATTTCTCTTTGAAGAGTAGTTTTTACCGCAGAAATGATAACAGGTTTATTAACAAGAGGTGCATAGTATAATAAATGCTGAGGAGTGTTTTCATAATTGAGATCAAAAATTGCATTATATAAGGTTAAATCTTCGTTTGGCAGTTGAGTTTCGCTGATTCGTATAACCTCGTGTAAATTACCGAAAGCAGATTCAAATTCTTTTACTCTTCTGTCTGTTCCAATAACTGCAATTTTCATATTTACTTAATTTTTTGGTATAACTTGACCCACGATGTATAGAACCTCTATACTTGGATCCGTATTGGCTGTGATGGTAATAGATTTGTTGACAATACCTGGTTTTCCTGTACTGTTGTAAATTACATGTATTTTGCCTTCTCCACCGGGTGGAATTGGTGCTTTGGGAAAATCTGCAACTGTACATCCGCACGAAGATTGGGCATTAGTAATTTGCAACGGGCTTTTTCCTACATTTTTGAACTTAAAATCAAATTCTCTTTTTTCGCCTTCTTTAATTTGACCCATATCATACTGCTTAGTTGCCCAAAGAATCTTAGGGCGCATTTCTTCTATGCGTTTTAAGGATTCTTCACGGGCTTTTTGAGGGTCTTTCACTGATTTATTGGGTTGGCAAGCCACTATACCGATCAAGGTTATGATTATTACAGATAATGCTTTCAAGTGCATAGCACTATTGCTGATTTTTTACTTTCTCCATCAATTCTTCAATATCCATAAGTAGTCCTTCGGCTTTTTCTTTGGTTTCTCGAACTAATTCTCGCGCAAGATGCTTACCTTCATTAGCTAGCTGCTCTTCTTCGCTCTTCAGCTTGTTGATGTATTCTTTTAGCCGCTCGAAAGCATTTTGAAGCTGAAAGATAAGCTTTTCTCGAGTGTTTTTACCCTTGTCAGGGGCAAACAGGATGCCTATGGCTAAGCCTATCCCCAAACCTAATAAAAATGAACCTGTATTTTTTGTCATAGTTTTTTCTTGCTTTCAGTTATACTGCCTTTTCCAACCTTGTGAATTCTTTTATTGCTTTGCAAATATACAAGAATTTTATCTAATATTCCGTTAATAAATTTATGGCTTTCGTCAGGATTTGCATATAACTTGGCAATCTCCATATATTCATTCAAACTGACTTTTACAGGAATTTCAGGAAAATGTAGCCATTCAGTAACACACAAAATCATCAACACCTGTTCCACTCTACTGACCCTTTGCCAGTCCCAATTTTTAAGAAATTGAGAGATAATTTCTATATTCTCATTAGCATATTTTAGTGCGTCATAATACAACTGATGAAGCATAATGTAATCTTCGTGGTCTTTACCCTTTTCCATTATTTTTTTTAGATACAACAAGTAATGGTCATCTTCTTCAGCTTCTTCTGTGGTTTTAGAAGGTATAGTTTTAGCGTACTGAGTTGTATTTAACCAATACAAATTAGGCTCTACCTGATTGACCAAAGTTGCATAAACCATGTTGAACGCTACTATTCTTACCCTACGCTTTCGTATAATTGTTGATGAATCACTGCTCATAGCGCAATATTAACATTATGCTACATGCTGTAAGCTATGACAACTTAAAAACTTTTACGATTCTACACTCACTCTATCCCATTTAATTTATCAAACTTGCTGTATTTCCCTCAAATCCACAGGGACTACTTTACTTACACCTGATTCTGCCATTGTTACGCCGTAAATTACAGGGATATAGGACATTGTACGCTTGTTGTGCGTTACAATAATAAACTGTGAATTTTGACTAAATTTTTGAATGAGTTGATTGAATTTATCTATGTTGGCATCGTCTAAGGGCGCGTCAACTTCGTCAAATATACAGAAGGGAGCAGGTTTTAGTAAGTAAATAGCAAATAAAAGTGCTGTGGCAGTAAGTGCTTTTTCCCCACCTGAAAGTTGGTTGATACTTTGTGGCTTTTTACCTTTTGGTTTAGCAATAATGTTAATTTTACTTTCTAATGGAAACATTGGGTCCTCTAATACAAGGTCGCAGTCATCACCTTCGGAAAAAAGACTTCTAAATACTTGAATAAAATTATTTCGAATACGCTCAAAACAGTCTAAAAATTGATTTTTAGCAGTTTCATCAATTTCATCAATAGTTTTAAGCAGGTCCTGTTTAGCTTGAATAAGATCATCTCGTTGCTGGGCAATAAAGTCATAACGTTTTTTGACCTCTTCATAGGCTTGCATAGCTGCGTGATTTATGTCTGTGGTGCGCGATAAGCGTTCTTTGAGCTGTTGTAGTTCTAGCTCTATTTTAGCTTTCATAACATCATCATCAATAGAACGATAACGTTCAGGAGGTAGCTGCAAAATATTGTTGGCAGCTTTTTTCATATTCTCAAACTCCTGCATAATATCAAGGTCAAATTCTATTTTGATGCGTTCTTTTACATTATTGACCTGCGTTTGAATTTCCACAATCCGCTGCTGGAACTCGCTTTTAATTTTAGCCGCAATATCTTTTTGATGCCGTTTTTCTTTAATGTGCTTTTCTTGCTCTAAAATGGCATTTTTTTCAGAGAAAAATAGGCGCTCTTGCTCATTCAGTTCGTTTTCTAAGGTATCCCTCTCAATGTACAAAGATTTAAGATCTTCTTCGCCCTCTACACGAGTGTTTTGAAGTAATTCTATTTGTACTTGAATTTCTTGTATAGTTTGTTCGTTTCTTTGGATACTTTGCTCTAAATGTTGAATTTGTGTAGTTAAATTTTGAATGTCCTTTTCTTTGTTTTGAATGAGATGTTTTTGCTGTAAATGTTGAATATGAATGTTATTATACTGTTGTAAAGCATCTTGGTGTTGTTTTTGAATTTCTTCGTATTCTTGTTGAGCTTGTTGATAGGCATCCAAAGCAAGGTCTAAGGCAATTTTAAGTTCAGGTAAGGCAAGCTCTAACTCCTGTATTTCCTCTTGTAAAGATTTTTTTTGAATTTGCAAAGCTTGCTTTCTATCTTTATTTTGAGCAATGATATTCAAAAATTCCTCATGGCGTGTTTTGAAACGGTTGATTTCATTGAGTTTATGTTGATACTCTTGATTAGCAGTGCGAATTTCTTGTCCATAATGAGTATGTTGAAGTTGTTTAAGTTTATCTTGTAAAACAGTAATTTGTTGTGAAATAAAGTTGACCTCATCTTTTAGAGATTGAATTTCTGTGGCAAGCCTTTTTACTTCTTGCTCTCTGCCAATACGTTTGCCCTCTAATACACTTACTGCACCTCCACGTACGTGAAAGGTTCTTTGTATTACTTTGCCTGAAAGTGTTACAAATACATGCTTAGACTGCTGAATATGTTCATAGTACAAAGCTTCATCAGGAACAATATACACATCTTTGAGCAGATAGTACAACAAATCTTGATAAACGGCTTCGGTTTTAACTACGCTAAAAGCAGGAATAGCATCAGGAATATTTTCAAGGTTAATGATAGTATTTTTAGGTAAATCTTTGAGAGAAAAGAACCCTGCTTTACCTTGTTCTTTTTCTTGCAGCAGTTGAATAGACTGCCAAATAAAGGACTTATTAGGTACAATGTAGTAGTTGAGATATTGAGCAAGGACATTTTCTAATGCTGCTTTGTAGGGAGGTTCTACGTGTATTATTTCGCTTAATAAAGGGCAGTGCACAAGGTGAGTAGCATTTTTTTTGAGAAATTTGACACTTTCAGGAAAGCCTTCAAGGTTATCAATCATACTTTTAAGTAGGTGGTATTCGCTCGTTTTTGCGTCTAATTCTCTCTGTTTTTGATAGATAACCTGCTGCTTTTGATAAATTTCTTGTTCAAGTTTAGTTTTTTGGGTGTTTAACTCATCTTCTTTGCGATATAACTCTTGAATGCGATTTTTGTAAAATTCTAATTCTTGTTCTAGTTCTATCAATTTTTCAGTAAAAGAAGATATTTCTTCCTCTTTTTCTGTATTTGCTGTTTCTAAACGAGAGATTTCTGTATCTATGGTTTTGAGTTCTACTTTGGCAATTTCAATGCGTTTTTCTATGTCTTGGATTTGGCTACGCGCAGTTTCTTGTTGCTGCTGGGTGTATTGAACTTGGTTTTTAGCTGTATCCACTTGTAGTTTTAATTGAATAGTAACTTGCTGCTGATTGATCAATTCTTGCTCAATTTGTTCCAATTGGATATTGTAGGAAATGAGGTCTTCTTGTGCAGCTTGTAGCTGGTTTTGGGCAAGCTCAATTTGGTGTTTATACTCGTCATTTTGAAGTAAATATCGCCTTTGGTCTATGTGGAGTTGATTGAGCCGCTGCTGGTCTAATTTGCGATCATTTTCTTTTTGAAGAATAAGATTGCGTAAATCTGATACTTGCTTTCGGGTAGCGAGTAAATCTTGCTCTTTTTCTAGTAAAATAAGCTTTTGTTGCTCTAATGCTGCTTCTAATTGAGCAATTTCTGTTTCAATCGAAGTAATTTTATCTGTTTCAAGCTCTTGTTTTTTTAAGATTTCAGCTAATTTTAGGTCTAATTCAATGAATTTATGTAGAGCTAATCGGATACTTAATTCTTTGTAACGTTCTTTTTGTTCGTAGTACTGTTTAGTTTTAGCCGCTTGGCGCTCTAATTGCTTCATATTTTGTTCAATCTCTGCGAGAATATCTTCCACGCGGATCAAGTCTTGTTCGGTATCTGAAAGTTTTTTCAAAGTCTCTTTACGGCGCACCTTGTATTTAGCTACGCCTGCGGCTTCTTCAAACATGGTTTTGCGGGCATTTTCTTTGTCTTCTAAAATATCTTTGACCATGTTAAGCTCTATGATAGAGTAGCTATCTGTGCCTATACCTGTGTCTAAAAAAAGATGATGTATGTCTTTCAGCCGACATGGGACACCGTTGAGGTAGTATTCACTTTCACCTGAACGGTAGAGTTTGCGAGTAATAGATACTGTAGAATATTCCATGGGCAGCAGACCTCTGTTATTTTCAAAAGTGATAGTAGCTTCTGC contains these protein-coding regions:
- a CDS encoding 3-hydroxyacyl-CoA dehydrogenase family protein is translated as MKIAVIGTDRRVKEFESAFGNLHEVIRISETQLPNEDLTLYNAIFDLNYENTPQHLLYYAPLVNKPVIISAVKTTLQREINRVGTVKCALLGMNCMPTFIDRPIIECTVSDRSDRDTWFNLAELLNRKVSIVDDRVGMVTPRVVCMIINEAFFTLQEGTATIQDIDLGMKLGVNYPFGPFEWAKKIGYREVYEVLQAVYNDLCDDRYKISSLLKQYALEHKE
- a CDS encoding DUF1573 domain-containing protein → MKALSVIIITLIGIVACQPNKSVKDPQKAREESLKRIEEMRPKILWATKQYDMGQIKEGEKREFDFKFKNVGKSPLQITNAQSSCGCTVADFPKAPIPPGGEGKIHVIYNSTGKPGIVNKSITITANTDPSIEVLYIVGQVIPKN
- a CDS encoding YtxH domain-containing protein; protein product: MTKNTGSFLLGLGIGLAIGILFAPDKGKNTREKLIFQLQNAFERLKEYINKLKSEEEQLANEGKHLARELVRETKEKAEGLLMDIEELMEKVKNQQ
- the nusB gene encoding transcription antitermination factor NusB, which gives rise to MSSDSSTIIRKRRVRIVAFNMVYATLVNQVEPNLYWLNTTQYAKTIPSKTTEEAEEDDHYLLYLKKIMEKGKDHEDYIMLHQLYYDALKYANENIEIISQFLKNWDWQRVSRVEQVLMILCVTEWLHFPEIPVKVSLNEYMEIAKLYANPDESHKFINGILDKILVYLQSNKRIHKVGKGSITESKKKL
- the smc gene encoding chromosome segregation protein SMC, which produces MLLKSLQVQGFKTFADKLSIHFDQGVTGIVGPNGCGKSNIVDAIRWVLGEQRTRVLRVENMTDVIFNGTKNRKMVSLAEATITFENNRGLLPMEYSTVSITRKLYRSGESEYYLNGVPCRLKDIHHLFLDTGIGTDSYSIIELNMVKDILEDKENARKTMFEEAAGVAKYKVRRKETLKKLSDTEQDLIRVEDILAEIEQNMKQLERQAAKTKQYYEQKERYKELSIRLALHKFIELDLKLAEILKKQELETDKITSIETEIAQLEAALEQQKLILLEKEQDLLATRKQVSDLRNLILQKENDRKLDQQRLNQLHIDQRRYLLQNDEYKHQIELAQNQLQAAQEDLISYNIQLEQIEQELINQQQVTIQLKLQVDTAKNQVQYTQQQQETARSQIQDIEKRIEIAKVELKTIDTEISRLETANTEKEEEISSFTEKLIELEQELEFYKNRIQELYRKEDELNTQKTKLEQEIYQKQQVIYQKQRELDAKTSEYHLLKSMIDNLEGFPESVKFLKKNATHLVHCPLLSEIIHVEPPYKAALENVLAQYLNYYIVPNKSFIWQSIQLLQEKEQGKAGFFSLKDLPKNTIINLENIPDAIPAFSVVKTEAVYQDLLYYLLKDVYIVPDEALYYEHIQQSKHVFVTLSGKVIQRTFHVRGGAVSVLEGKRIGREQEVKRLATEIQSLKDEVNFISQQITVLQDKLKQLQHTHYGQEIRTANQEYQHKLNEINRFKTRHEEFLNIIAQNKDRKQALQIQKKSLQEEIQELELALPELKIALDLALDAYQQAQQEYEEIQKQHQDALQQYNNIHIQHLQQKHLIQNKEKDIQNLTTQIQHLEQSIQRNEQTIQEIQVQIELLQNTRVEGEEDLKSLYIERDTLENELNEQERLFFSEKNAILEQEKHIKEKRHQKDIAAKIKSEFQQRIVEIQTQVNNVKERIKIEFDLDIMQEFENMKKAANNILQLPPERYRSIDDDVMKAKIELELQQLKERLSRTTDINHAAMQAYEEVKKRYDFIAQQRDDLIQAKQDLLKTIDEIDETAKNQFLDCFERIRNNFIQVFRSLFSEGDDCDLVLEDPMFPLESKINIIAKPKGKKPQSINQLSGGEKALTATALLFAIYLLKPAPFCIFDEVDAPLDDANIDKFNQLIQKFSQNSQFIIVTHNKRTMSYIPVIYGVTMAESGVSKVVPVDLREIQQV